One Gordonia pseudamarae genomic window, GTGCCGTTCTATCTGCGCACCGGAAAGCGCCTGGGCCGCAGGGTCACCGAGATCGCTTTGGTGTTCAAACGGGCGCCGCATCTGCCGTTCGACAAGACCATGACCGAGGAACTGAGCCAGAACGCGCTGGTCATCCGGGTGCAGCCGGATGAGGGCATCACGTTGCGGTTCGGCTCCAAGGTGCCCGCATCGAGCATGGAGGTGCGCGATGTGAATATGGACTTCAGCTACGGCACCGCCTTCACCGAGGCGTCCCCGGAGGCCTACGAGCGGCTGATCCTGGACGTGCTGCTCGGTGAGCCGTCGCTCTTCCCGGTCAACGAGGAAGTCGAATTGTCGTGGCAGATCCTCGATCCGGTCCTGGCCCAGTGGGCCTCGGACGGCAAGCCGGATACCTACGAGTCGGGCACCTGGGGCCCGGCCTCGGCCGAAGAGATGATGAACCGCACCGGCCGTAGCTGGCGCCGACCGTGAGGAGCTTGCGATGATCGTCGACCTTCCGGACACGTCCACCGGCGTCGTCGCCAAACGGATCGTGGAGGTCCGTGAATCCGGCGGCGCCATCAGCCTGGGCCGGGTGCTCACCCTGGTGGTGGTCGCCGAACGCGGCGAACCGACCGAGGGCGCCATCTCGGCGGCGATCGACGCGAGCCGCGAACATCCGAGCCGGGTCATCGTGGTCTCGCGTGGCGACGAGAACCACACCACCCGGCTGGACGCGCAGATCCGGGTCGGCGGCGACGCGGGCGCCTCCGAGGTGGTGGTGCTGACGTTGCACGGCGAACTGGCCGCCCACCCGGATTCGGTGGTGATTCCGTTCCTGCTGCCCGACACCCCGGTGGTCACCTGGTGGCCGGGTACCGCACCGGCCCTGCCGTCGGCCGATCCGATGGGCAGGCTCGGCACCCGCCGGATTCTCGACGCGACCAAGGATCCCGACCCCGAGACGGTGCTGGCGCGCCGCCTGTCCAGCTATGGCGCCGGTGACTCCGATATCGCGTGGACCCAGATCACGCCGTGGCGCGGGATTCTGGCCTCGGCCGTCGACAGGCCGCCGCACGAGGCGATCACCGCCGTCGATGTGTCCGGTCCGTCTCATTCACCGGCGATCGATCTGCTCGCCGGCTGGTTGCGGACCGCGCTGAAGGTTCCCACCCGGCGCAGTATCGGCAGTTTCGAGGTCCGGCTGCACCGCAAGAGCGGGCCGACGGTTCTGGCCATCGACGAGAACAGCAACGCGGTGCTGACGGCGCCGGGCAAACCGGACGGCCGGATCGCGCTGGTGCGGCGCAACCTGCCGATGTGTCTGGCCGAGGAGCTGCGTAGGCTCGATGCCGACAAGATCTACGAGATGGCACTTGCCGGTGTCGGCGAGGTGGAGACGGTGGAAAGGGTTTCGGCGTGATCGCAGCAGACAATCCGCATGTGGAGCCGGTGACCGAGACACTGGTCTTCGACGACAAAACCGAGCTCGTTTCCACTGCCGCGCAACGCTTTGTGGATGTGGTGACCGCGGCGCAGCGCGAACGCGGGGTGGCGCACGTCGTGCTCACCGGCGGCAGCAACGGTATCGCGATCCTGGCGGCGCTTGCCACCGGGGCGGGCGTTACGGCCGACGGACTCGACTGGACGAATATCGAAATCTATTGGGGCGATGACCGTTTCGTTCCCGACGGCGATCCCGATCGCAATGCGGGGCAGGCCCGGGATGCGTTGCTCGCCCATGTCCCTGTCGATCCGGCCAAGGTGCACCCGATGGCCCCGTCGGACGGCCCGTTCGGTGACGACATCGCCGCCGCCGCCGCCGACTATGCCCGCCTGCTGGCGTCGTTGTCCGCCGACGGGGTGGCTCCCGAGTTCGATCTGCATCTGCTCGGCATGGGCGGTGAAGGGCACATCAACTCCCTGTTCCCCCACGCCGAGGCCACTGCCGAGACATCGAAAACCGTCGTTGCCGTCACAGACTCCCCCAAGCCTCCGTCACGCCGTATCACCCTGACGCTGCCGGTGGTCAACCGCAGCCGCGCCGTGTGGTTCCTGGTCGCCGGCGCCGACAAGGCGGAGGCCGTGGCGGCGGCCCGCGATGGTGCCGATGCCGCCGACTGGCCGTGCGCCGGTGCCCACGGCACCGCCGAAACGGTCTGGTTCCTCGACACCGCGGCGGCCTCCCACCTCACCGCCTAGCAACCTCACCGCTTAGCCACCCCGCCATTTCCCATCAATTCGCGCACCCGCCATCCCCTGGCTTGCTAGCGTCCGACCATGATTCGATCCGCTGTCCGCCCGGTGATCGCAACGGTCACCGCGGTGGCCGCTGTGCTGCTGACTGTTGTCGCCCCGGCTTCGGCCGCTCCGAAACCGTATCCGGTGAGCTACGACGCCCTCGGATCGTTCATCGCCGGTTCCCTCGTGGCCGATGTCCCGCCGCCCGGGGCGAATATCCGAACGTGCCACAGCGCGACGCACCCGACGCCGGTAATTCTGGTGCACGGTTTTTCAGCGAACCAGAACGGTAGCTGGCGGGCGATCGCGCCGATCCTCGCCAATGACGGGTACTGCGTGTTCACGCTCAATATGGGGCAGACCTCGTTAAGTCGGCCGCTCGGCATAGGGCATATCGAGAGCCTGTCGACGTCGGCGACACAGTTGTCGACGTTCGCCGACCAGGTCCGAGTATGGACGGGCGCACAGAAGGTCGATCTGATCACCCATTCCGCGGGCGGTGCGGTCGCCAACATTCTGCTGCACGATCTGAACGGTGCGACAAAGGTGCGACACGTGATCAATGTCGGCGGGGTGCTGTCCGGGTTCCCGGAGGTCCACGGCATGGCGATGATCGATATTCCCGCGCTCAAGGCACCGCTGTTGGAAATCTGTCCCGGCTGTGGCGATCTCGACGACCGCGACCGGTACCAGTCGCTGAAAGCGCCGATACCACATGTTCGGTACACCAATATCGCCACGATGAACGATGAGTTGGTGACTCCGTACCGCAACGCCCATCTGCCTGCTGCGCCGAACGTCGCCAACATCACGGTGCAGAAGGTGTGCCCGGGCTCGATCGTCGGACATATCGGTCTGCTGTATGACCGTGGTGTCATCACGATGATCCGCAACAGCCTCGATCCCGACCGCAGACGCCCGGTCAGGTGCGAGCCGGGTTTCCCGCTGTAGATCCGTTGGCGAGCCGGTCTGGGACGCCGCCTACGCCGAATCACATCTCATCGCCGCCGCACCGAGACCCCGCGCTCACCGAGGAGTCCCGCGGCCCGATATCGCTGTGCGGCATCGGGAACATCGGCGACGCCGATGCGAGCAGACGTCAGGCGACACCTTTGAACGGATCATGCTCTGCGATCAGCTTTTCCACACGTGCCTCGTCCAGGCGTGAACGGATCGACGTCTGTTCCTGCCGGTCGCGCACCACCTTCGCGAGGGTGAACGTGCTCGACACCAGGAACAGCAGGGTGACGCCGAAGTAGCCACGCTGCCAGGAGTCGAGTGGGAGGTTCCACACACCGATCACCGATGCGCTCAGGCTGACCGCGAATGCGATGATCGCCTGAATCTGAAACGCCGACGTGGTCGCGGACTGCGGGATGTCTTTACTCTGTGCCATGCCTCGACGCTAGATCGTCCCGGATGAGCGAACATGCGTAGCGCTACTCACATCTCCACACATATCGGAATAAAATAATGTCTTGGCATTGCACCGGACGTACCCTATTCTCATATCTCACCGACACCGCGACCGAAGGGAGACGACCATGCGCGGCAGCATCTGTGACGCTGTGTGCGACGGCTTCTCGTATCCCGGTTCGCCCATGACAAGCGCCTGAGGACTCTGCCGGCTCCTTGCCCGTGGACAGGTGTCGCCACGGCCGATCAGCATCGTGCCGATATACCTGTGCCGGTCGGATCGCGGCTATTCCAGCGGACTGTAAATTCGTGGCTTTCGAGCATCGCAGGTTCGAGTCCTGCCCGGCACACTCTCCGTCACGTCATTTCAACCCAGCAGGCAACCCGGCCGGCCTGTCATCGCACCCCGCATACGGCCACCTGATCATTTCCGGAAGGACAATTCCGATGGATGCCTCACCCCAACGTCCCAATGTCGAATACGGCGATCCCGCGGTCGCCCTGCCGAACGAGATCCTGCGTTCGGTGGTGGGCAGCGGCGTGCACGGTATCGCGATCCCCGGTACCGACGACCACGACGAGATGGGTGTCTACGTCGAACCGCCCGAGTACATCCTCGGCATCATCGAGCATCGTCAGGACTACATCTGGCGGACGCAACCAGAGGGCGTACGCAGCGGCCACGGCGACACCGACCTGGTGCTGTATTCGCTGCGGAAGTACCTGCGGCTGGCCACCAAGGGCAATCCGACAGCGTTGCTGCCGTTGTTCGCACCGGAGAGGTCTCTGGTCGTGCGCACGCCACTGGGTGACGAACTGCGTGCACTGCGGACGGCGAGTAGTGCCCCATAGAGTGGTGTAACTCGGTGACCAGGACCGTGGCCGGCAGCGTGTGGCTGTCGGGCAGGGAAGCGGTCACCGTGTGATCCTTCGAGTCAACCTCTCACAGAATCCTCGAATGGAGTCATCACGATGACCGCACCCCACATTGTCGACCCGGCCGGCCTGTTGAGCCAAGCTCTGACCGACGCGTCACCGGATCTGATGCGCGAGCTGCTGCAGACAGTGATTAACGCCCTGCTGTCTGCGGATGCCGACGCCGTGTGCGGCGCCGAATGGGGCCGCCGGTCCGAAGAGCGCACCAACTACCGCAACGGCTACCGCCACCGACCCTCGATACCCGCGTAGGCACCATCGACGTCGCCGTGCCCAAGCTCCGGTCGGGCACCTACTTCCCGAGTGGTTGCTCGAACGCCGCAAACGCGCCGAGTCCGCGCTGATCACCGTGGTCGCTGACTGCTATCTCGCCGGGGTCTCGACCCGCCGGATGGACAAGCTGGTCAAGACCCTGGGCATCGATTCGTTGTCGAAGTCGCAGGTCTCCCGCATGGCCGAAGACCTCGACGAACAGGTTGCCGCGTTTCGTCACCGCCGACTGGACGAGGCCGGCCCGTTCACGTTCGTCACCGCGGATGCGTTGACGATCAAGGTCCGGGAGAACAAGCAGGTCGTCAAAGCCGTCGTGCTGCTGGCTACCGGAGTCAACGGTGACGGTCATCGTGAGGTGCTCGGCATGCAGGTCGCCACCAGTGAGACCACAGCCTCGTGGAACACCTTCTTCGCCGACCTCGTGGCCCGCGGCCTGGGCGGAGTTCGCCTGGTGACTTCCGATGCCCATGCCGGGCTCATCGAGGCGATCGCAGCGAACCTACCGGGAGCGGCCTGGCAACGCTGCCGCACCCATTACGCGGCGAATCTGATGGCGGTGTGTCCGAAGTCGATGTGGCCAGCAGTCAAGGCCATGCTGCACAGCGTCTATGACCAACCCACTGCTGGTGCGGTCAATGCCCAGTTCGACCGACTCATCGAATACACCGAAGACCGCCTACCCGACGTCGCCGAACACCTCGGCGACGCCCGTGAAGACCTGCTGGCATTCGCCGCGTTTCCTGATGACGTGTGGCGCCAGATCTGGTCCAACAACCCCACAGAACGACTCAACCGCGAGATCCGGCGCCGCACCGACGTCGTAGGCATCTTCCCGAACCGCGATGCCATCGTCCGGCTCATCGGAGCAGTGCTCGCCGAGCAGACCGACGAATGGGCCGAAGGCCGCCGCTACCTCGGCCTCGAAGTGCTCAGCCGCTGCCGGCTGACCGTCACCGACACCGACCACACACCGGAGGTGAACACCGACCCACTGATCCAACTACCCGCCTGACCACCTACGAAGGACCACAACCAGTTACACCACTACGCGGGACTTGACCGGACGGCGTTCCTGTCACGGGTCGCCGTCGAACGGTTCCTCGGCTACATGCACTCGCAGCACGAACGGATGCTCGGCCAGGCCGGACGCAAGGTGCCGAACCGGCCCGAACTGATCGAACGGTTCGGCTGGGACGTCAAGTACGGCTCGCACGCGCTGCGGCTGGCGTACCAGGGTCACGAACTGGCGAGCACGGGCCACCTCACGTTGCCGATGCCCGCCGACCAACGTGAACGGGTGCTCTCGGTCAAGCGTGGCGAGGTGCCGCGAGCTGAGGTGTCGGCCCAGATCACCGACCTGGAGTCGCGGGTGCGGGCGCTGCTCGATGAGGATCGCTCACCACTTCCCGGGCACGCCGACGCCGACCGCATCAGTACGTGGGCCGTCGACGCCCAGCGCAGGCACTGGGGCTGGGCATAGGTTTGTGGTTGTGGCGGGATCATCCCCCGCCACAACCATGATCGGCCACCGGTCACCGCGTGGGTACGGCGAGAATCAGCGGCACGGGAAGCTATCCGCTCGCCCTGGAATCCCACGCACGCCAGAGTTCGGCGTACCGCCCTTGTACCGCGACAAGTTCTGTGCGCGTTCCGGACTCGACGACCACTCCGTGATCGAGTACGACGATCCGGTCGCCGCCAGCGGCCTGGGTGAGTCGATGCGCGACGACCAGGGCAGTGTTGACGCCGGACGCAACCAGCCGGTCAGGGCTGAGACTCCCACCCCGCGGCGGGCTGCCCACTGACGGGCGCAACTGATACGCCAACTCCTCCCACGCTCTGGCTTGGCTTCCCTCGTGAGACCGGATCTCACTCAAACGAATCGACATACGCTGAGAGCTCTCAATCTGTGCATGGTGGGCGCCGCCGCATGGCTGCTCATGGCTTGGATGTCAGGGCTGAGGGGATGGCCGACTTCTCGGCGATCCAAGATCCGGCTTCTGGATGAACCCAGCGCGCGAGCTCGACTGCGATGCCGAGGTCGCGGGCAAGGTTTCGACGATGGATCGGCTCATGATGAGCAGCTCTGTTGCGCACAAGCATGAGATCGGCCATGTGACGTTCGACTTTGCGGCGCCGGTCACGTAGATCGACGTCGCCTCCAGGGAACGCGTTGTGCAGCGCCGGGACCCAGAGGCTTGCGTGGTAACGCTGGGCGGTGAGGTATCGCCAGAAGCCGAAGCTGAGCTCGGCGACCACCTTGCCATGTGCGAGCGCTGCCCGTCCGTAACTCGTGGCGCGGTTGCGGGCCTTGTCGATGTCAGCTCGCCCGCGCGAGTCGAGTGGGCAGACATCCAGCCACGACCGCATGCCACGGCCGCTCGCCCAAGCGACGAGTTGGGCGTCGAGAGCGTTGCAGATGACTACCTCAACCATGGCAGTGGTCTGCATGATGGCGGCGGACGCTGTCAGGTTCCATTCGTAGAGACCGAGCGCGCAACCGAGATCCTGATCGCAACTGGCGAGATAGGAGCGCAGGCGGTCGGCCGTCAGGAGATCACGGATGGTCTCGGGTCGCCATGCCCGGCCACTGTCCGCCGCGATGTTTGACATTCCCTAGATTCTCCCTAAAGTTGTCAACGAAGACCCCGGAACGATCCCTGGCCTTGGCCACATCGCCGGGGTTACGCCTTTCCCGGCCCCGCGAAACCCGGCGCTTAGGCTCAACAGGCCTTCGGGGGTAAGTGCTGGCGCGCACCCGCTGAGCCTAACCACCGGGTCCGACAAGAGCGCAGCACCACTCCGTATCACAAGTACCTGAGTTACATGCCAAGGGTCGCGACTGGTCGTGATCATCATGGCCTCGGCCGGTCGGACGTAGTGGTTGAGCAACGTGTCACGACCCCGGGGTCGTGTTTGCGCGGCGATCCTGTCGATCGGTGCCCCGTTGACGGCGACGGTGGCGGCATGTCCGTCAACAACGTCCTGACCCGCAACAGCTAACCCACCTACCGTGGGAAAAAGAAAGAACCACGGCCCCTGAGGACCGTGGTTCCAACAATCTAACTTTGGTAGCGGGGACAGGATTTGAACCTGCGACCTCTGGGTTATGAGCCCAGCGAGCTACCGAGCTGCTCCACCCCGCGTTGACGTGAAGAACCTTACGGGGGTGGGGTGGCAAAACACAAATCGGCTGCTAGAGGCGTGAATCCACCGGCTCGGACTCGAGGGCGAGGACCGCGAAGACGCACTCGTGGACCTGCCAGAGCGGGGCGCCGTCGACGTGCCGGGACAGCGCTTCGCGGCCGAGCTGGTATTCACGCATCGCCATCGACCGTTTGTGTTTGAGTTCCCGCTTGCGCAGGCGGCCGAGGTCATCGAGATAGGACTGGCCGTAGATGATCCGCAGGTACTCGCGGCCGCGCACCTTGACGCCAGGTGGAACGAGGTGGTTCTTGTCGTCACGGGTCAGGTTGGCGGACGGCTTGACCACCATGCCTTCCCCTCCCGCCGCGGTGAGGTCCGCCCACCAGCGGGCACCCGCGGCGCACGAGGACGCATCGCCGGTCGACACCGGCAGCCACTGCGTTGGCGTGAAGACGTCCGGTCCGGCGGCGGCGAGGGCTTCGGCGATGTCGAGGTGCCAGGTGTGCGGACGGTCTGCGAATGTCTGCGCGCCGTCGGCGTTTCCGGCGGCCAGAACCTCGAACGGTGCGATCCGCACATCGTCGATACTCGCACCGGCATCGACGTATTGCGCGTATGCGGCGGTGAACGCGGCCCGGTCCCGACGGTCGCGTTCACACCGGTCCGAGAGCGCACCGACGTCCAGGCCGCGGGCGGTGGCCCGGGCCAGCTCCGCCGCCAGCACATCGGCCTGCGACTGTCCCGCCGCCGCGACCTCGGCGAACTGTTCGCGGATCAGCTGCTCGCCCTTGATGTTCCACGGCAACAGCTCGGCGTCCAGGATCAGCCAGTCCGATCCCAACAGGTCCAGAACACCGTGCGCCGCGTCGAGTGCCCGGGAAATGATTCCCGCGGTGGTGGCGGCATCGAAGAACGGGCGGCCGGTGCGTGTGTACAGGGCGCCGC contains:
- a CDS encoding glucose-6-phosphate dehydrogenase assembly protein OpcA; translation: MIVDLPDTSTGVVAKRIVEVRESGGAISLGRVLTLVVVAERGEPTEGAISAAIDASREHPSRVIVVSRGDENHTTRLDAQIRVGGDAGASEVVVLTLHGELAAHPDSVVIPFLLPDTPVVTWWPGTAPALPSADPMGRLGTRRILDATKDPDPETVLARRLSSYGAGDSDIAWTQITPWRGILASAVDRPPHEAITAVDVSGPSHSPAIDLLAGWLRTALKVPTRRSIGSFEVRLHRKSGPTVLAIDENSNAVLTAPGKPDGRIALVRRNLPMCLAEELRRLDADKIYEMALAGVGEVETVERVSA
- the pgl gene encoding 6-phosphogluconolactonase, which codes for MIAADNPHVEPVTETLVFDDKTELVSTAAQRFVDVVTAAQRERGVAHVVLTGGSNGIAILAALATGAGVTADGLDWTNIEIYWGDDRFVPDGDPDRNAGQARDALLAHVPVDPAKVHPMAPSDGPFGDDIAAAAADYARLLASLSADGVAPEFDLHLLGMGGEGHINSLFPHAEATAETSKTVVAVTDSPKPPSRRITLTLPVVNRSRAVWFLVAGADKAEAVAAARDGADAADWPCAGAHGTAETVWFLDTAAASHLTA
- a CDS encoding esterase/lipase family protein, producing the protein MIRSAVRPVIATVTAVAAVLLTVVAPASAAPKPYPVSYDALGSFIAGSLVADVPPPGANIRTCHSATHPTPVILVHGFSANQNGSWRAIAPILANDGYCVFTLNMGQTSLSRPLGIGHIESLSTSATQLSTFADQVRVWTGAQKVDLITHSAGGAVANILLHDLNGATKVRHVINVGGVLSGFPEVHGMAMIDIPALKAPLLEICPGCGDLDDRDRYQSLKAPIPHVRYTNIATMNDELVTPYRNAHLPAAPNVANITVQKVCPGSIVGHIGLLYDRGVITMIRNSLDPDRRRPVRCEPGFPL
- a CDS encoding YiaA/YiaB family inner membrane protein — translated: MAQSKDIPQSATTSAFQIQAIIAFAVSLSASVIGVWNLPLDSWQRGYFGVTLLFLVSSTFTLAKVVRDRQEQTSIRSRLDEARVEKLIAEHDPFKGVA
- a CDS encoding nucleotidyltransferase domain-containing protein, with amino-acid sequence MDASPQRPNVEYGDPAVALPNEILRSVVGSGVHGIAIPGTDDHDEMGVYVEPPEYILGIIEHRQDYIWRTQPEGVRSGHGDTDLVLYSLRKYLRLATKGNPTALLPLFAPERSLVVRTPLGDELRALRTASSAP